In Cryptomeria japonica chromosome 1, Sugi_1.0, whole genome shotgun sequence, the sequence TATAAGCTTTCTTATTTTACCATTGACCTTTTCAACATTGAACTAGTTCTAAAAGCCTTATTTTTCCACTTTCTCATATTACAATTGGTTGTTCCAAAGTAGTTGTTGACCTTTTAAGATTGAGTAGATTTTTAAGTCTTATTGCACCACTTTCTAAATTATCATTGGCTATTAAATATTGAAAGTTACATACATTTAAATAAAACCAATTTTATAGCACTTCAATTTAATATTCTACATTTATCATTAATTGTTTGATCATTGAATTCGGTATCTATTAAGGAAGTTTTCCTAcactttaatataataataatgaagTTCTTAAATATtttagcaaaaggaatttgaaattcttcaccaatgttctcattTAACATTGTCTTTTATAGAAAAAATTGTGTAACAAGTCTTTCAAGGCATTAAATTTAAGCTATTTTATGGCATCATTAGTTTATTCCTTTTCACTATGAATTATTAATTTGTTGGCTTACTTCAAATGATAGCATTTGCGGTTCTATTTGTAGTTGACCAAAtagaactaaaaaaaaaaatctcactaTGTTGAATGGTCAACTCATTAAGAGTTATTTTTCACTTagaatttttttgtttatattttttggaATTGTAAAAATGATGTATTTCTTTATGTGAGAATCATAGCAATTCAAAATCACCAAATTAATTAATGAAGAAactaattatttaatcattaaacATAATGTatattgataagtaggagatattttccacaagtcaaattatgatattagTATCAGGATTCAATTTTATAGTTTTTGAGTggaactcattgacccatgtttcatgaataGTTGTTCACAAGAACCCATTTCTCATCTCATCAAATCACCTAGAtgtaatgagtgctaagtggaccattcattctcatgagaaatgggttcttgtgaaccaatACTTATGAAACATGGATCAATGAATTttactcaaaaactacacaattgaattcGGGTAGTAATATcataatgtttattttttaatgtatttgatATGATAAAAGAGTAATAGAATTCTTCTTGAAGAATACTTGAGATCTTATTGTCAACTCATATTTATTttactattttgaaaattttttaaaaatgttaATAATGTATAAgtacaattattttaaatataatttttttgaagtgTTTAACTACCACACTTCAAATCTATGTTTTatcattcttttatattttatttagttgTATTTCTTTAATTTTGTCAAGTTCACAATAGTTAGATATTTTCCAATATCATCTTAGCTATGGTAACATTTATGAAATAACTTATATTAGAAAACCCATGAAATTATAGAAAAAAAAGTTACATAaatttataagaaaaaaaaaaaagattttattataatatgttggttaagtggtggtgttcTTCCAATAAATATTTGATTATGACCTTATGATTTGTCTGTTTCTCTTCGCTATCTTGTGCACCCACAGTGGCCAGATGACCGGGATAAACTTTTGAATTTAGgtgtttttcttttgaatttctCTTATCCAAGGGCAAAGACATCAAACTAAATACTTATCCGAAACAAGAGGTAAAGCTGGGTAGTAAATGCCATGACATCAAACTAAATACTTATCCGAAACAAGAGGTAAAGCTGGGTAGTAAATGCCATGACATCAAACTAAATAAATGATTTTTAAGAACATAGCGTAAAAGAATTTTGGGAGTTTAGTTTGTATCAAAATATCTTCTGTTGAGATTTTCGGTGTGtgttttatatatttttcaattattttgaaaaatattcttATCTTTATTAATGGTATGATTGAGCAAAACCATTTAAGAGCGCCACCAATTGTTACAATCCTTGGCGAAGGTAAACTTATATGTTAAAAAAGGAATTACGCACCCTTCCAAAGTTACAAAAGGAATATTTATTTATTGTGCGTAAATTCTAACAATAAATTATGATTATCTTTATTTATAAGGTATTAAAGTGTTtgtcttattttttatttatgttataATATTTTTACATATTTGAAATTTATTAGTTCTTGTCATCCATGGAATTATTGTGGAGGTTCTAAACTTaaataatgattaatttttagttGTTCGGCTAATCAAATTGTAGGTTTTTTGttagtttattttttaaattatgttcgagtagaaaaagtggaagttttttaagcctaaaatatatgaaaaaagtttatttgtattttgattgGGTTGAAATCAATGGCAACAAATCATTAGAGAAAAGTTACAAATTACCAAACAAGAGAACACACATCTCCTAATATCTCTGGTAGTACGTTGTAGGGAAAAATATTAGAAGGAAGATGTAGTTACAAGTTACAAGATCAACATCGACACGCGACCTACATGCAAAACTAAACACATGCTTTAtctatgtttccacatttttcatttgtagtgaTTATGTCTTTAAAAATTCCTCTACTCTTTATGCTTTTGGTGGATGTCAATCCCCACTAGAAAAAGTAAGAAACCcctttgatgcattatggacaatCATTACAGGAGACAACTATTTCTttaaggcattctatcaaacagtttacATGCCCTATTAATGTTTTAGACTGGAGGAACTATTTTAATCACCATACTCAACCTTCTTACAAGTCAGTTGAAGTTCAtcttcatttcattgtattttggaTTACCATTTAAGAGCCATGTCCATTGTTTCTGGGCCTTTTTCGAGTTTGTATTGAAACACATTGTAAGATTGGATATTTTGACCAGTGTTGACcaaattgattgcaagattgtAAATTTTGAACAGTATTAATCAAATTAACTCTAAGATTGTTttgtatttaaaattattttttgacCTGTGTTGATTGAATTGATTGTAAGCTTATTTGGTTATGAATATGAGTTATGATCAGTAATGTTTCTTTCTCctatttttgatgcatttttgtCTTCATATTCTAAATgtttaattgaattgattgaaaACTTGTTGTTGAGAAGATTGAAATTCACTTGATTAACTTTGGGAAATAAGTAAATGGTTGTGAATTGGCAATAGTTTGATTTGAAGTATAAAAACAATAAACTTCAGGGAATGTTTACCTTGATGTATCCTAAAAAAACCAAGGATTTTAGTTATACAAGCTCAATAAAACCCAAAAAACGTATTTATCTCATTCATCAGATTTTATGTTCCAATGACTTTAGCAGCGACAAATCTTTAACTATAAATTACAATGTTTGAAGTACAAATTTTTACTCAATTGTATTAAGATAATTTGTATTATATTTATCtctaaaaaactatttttttttaataaatgaagTAATTAAAATGTTCATTATTTGCAAAGATatggttttgatgaaatgaaagccATGGCCACACTTCTCCTTCTAATCTGATTATTTGTGTGCTGCTAGCAAAAAATTGCAAGGCCCAAATGAACAAGTGGCACAATCAAATTATCACTCTTGTTCTTCCATTCTTTGACAGGAACTTCACCCCCTTGgtgatatttattttaaaatttaataattaatatcatTATAAATAATTAACCGCTATATTCCTTTGCCATGTTTGAACAATTTAAAAGGTTAACAAAGATTTTGTTTTGCAAGTCTCAAAAAACAAAATCTAATGGAATTGACATCCGTTGTAATTATGTCTGTATGGACCAAACGACAAAAATAATGCTGTCATCCACCCCTTGTCGACTGCATGTTTGTATTGGTGCACTACCGGTCGGCTGAGTGTAGCATAATCCAAAATTCGGTGCAAACAATTCATTTTCTGTAATAGTTCATGCAAGATAATTAGTCAACTTAATGTAAGTTTTTATTGCCATTTAATATTAATACATAACATTCGGCTCTTGCATGAAGATGCGAAGTTTTAATATAAGAGTTATAATTAGAAACAAGCATAAATGTAATTCTGTTGCTTATTATTaatgtgttgttgttgttttttgtgtGGGGAATGAAGTGATTGTAAatttttttcatttgatttttgaataaagtatattttaaataaaattaataatgtcATGTAtctaattattttaaaattgttatttattttttgagTATTGAATTCATTTTACAATTCTTAGATTTCTATTTTTAAATATTATCATTATATCAAAATGTATTTGAATAGAACTAATTTTGTCTTAAATTTGTCCCATTTCAATTAGTATTCCAAAATTGTCATTGatcttttgaaccttgaactagtTCTATAAGTCTTATTTTTCCACTTTCTTATATTGCCATTGACCTTTTGAACATTGAACTAGTTTTAGGAGTCTTATTTTTTTCACTCTCTTATTTATCGTTAGATGTTTCACTGATTACCCATTGGAGCAAGTGTACTTCAATGTAGTGTTCCAAAGTAGTTGTTGGCCTTTTCATATTGGGTAGATTTTTTAAATGTTATTATTCCACTTCAATGTAGTGTTCCAAAATTGTTGTTGACCTTTTTAAGATTGAATGGATATTTTAAGTCTTATTGTACCACTTTCtaaattattgatgactatttaaTATTGAATTGCATACATTTGAATAAGACCAATTTTATAGCACTTCAATCAAACATTCTAGATTTACCATTAATTGTTTGATCATTGAACTCAACACTTATTAAAGACATTTTCTTACATGTTAATATAATAATTATGAAATTCTTAAACATATTAGCAAAAGGAATTTGATAAATCCTTCATCGATGTTCTTATTTAACATTGTCTTCTATAGAAAAATGTGTAACAAGTCTTCTGAGGCATTAAATTTAAGTTGTTTTATGACATCATTAGTTTAATCCTTTGCGCTatgaaatattaatttttttgcttACTTCCAATGATAGCATTTGTGGCTCTTTTTgtagttgtatatatatatatatatatatatatatgattctttTGTTGAATGATCAACTaattaagagatatttttcataagTATATTTTTTCATAAGAATAGTTAAAAAAATAACTTATATCCATCAACTTACAATATTTTTTGTGTAGATTTTTTAAAATTGTATAAATGATGTATTTCTTTATGTGACAAACATAACAATGTAAAATCATTAGCAAATTAAGTAATAAAGAAATTAACTATTTAATCATTAAGCATGATGTTTATTTTTTAATGTACATGATGTGATAAAAGTCTAGTAGAATTCTTTTGGAATAGTACTTGAGATCCTATGTTCAACtcacatttattttattatttcaaaaaatcctTTAAAATGTTAATAATGTTTAAGtaaatttatttttcaatctttaaatataattgtatttttttagtttttttaagcaTTTTCTAACAACATTTTAGCTATGATAACATTTTCCAAACAATAAAATTAGAAAACACATGAAACTACTGAAAAAAATAAAAGAGCTATGTAAGTATAAAACTTTAAAAAAAGGAAATAAGTAACTATGCAAGGTCAACATGACACATAGTAGTATGGTATCATATAGATTAAAGTGTATAACTTATATTTGTATATTTTAATTTTACATCATTTATTTGGTGTACAAAatgaattatattaaaattattagctaaattaatttatatattaattttattgaATTTGGTTTAATTTTTAAGTCTCTTAATGATCTTAGACTAAGATATCTAGTGTAACATTCTTCGGAGATTTATTTGTATGAAACAAAATAGTGCACTTGATTAAAATTTTAGAGCTCCCTCTCTTTAGCCAACATTTTTAAATTATAGAAATTGTCCCATCAACATATACACTAAATACAACTAGGAGCATGTGATTATACATAGTTCAAGGTCATTTATAAAGAGGTCTAATAATCATCTAGAAAGCATAAATGCACTTGAAAGAATTTTCAtataatttcataattttttttacatGTTTAAAAAAATTGTGCACCAACATATAAAAGGTTCAactattgtaatttttttaataaaaggccATTTCTCCTTTCTATAATAGGCTCCATTGTGCTTTTAAATACAACCACTTTCAAGTGACATGTATATAAGATAGTCTAGTGCATTATATAAGGTTATACTAATTACATACCATAGCATAACATTAGGACCACATAGTATAATTGAGTCTAAAACTAAGGCACATGTTGTAGCCTGGTTTGCATCAAAACAAATATTTATTCATATGCCATTATATAAAATTATACTTTACAATATTTATTTGTTGgatattaaataatgttaatatcTACATTTATACTTCATAGTATTTTATTAATAACATCCTTACCAACATACTGTTTAAACTCTAAATACTCTTTGTTTAACAACGTATACAAATGAACAATTTTCTTTGTgacatttttaataaaaaaatttgtttCCACTTATTTGTGTTCAACATTTTATATCTAGTTTTCTACCATATGTTTGAAAtacctaattttgaatttaatttcacaatattgaaaaatatgaaatactAAATCTATTGTTAGATAACTATTCCCTGTATCTATTTCACTATAATAAAAATGTTATGTCTAATTCACAATCGATACAAAATATCTCAAATATCTAACCTTATATCTtaatttatttgtttaaatctATGACTAAAAATAACTTAATATGGTAAATGTTTAATGATTATTATAAATCTTTCATTAAAGATGTTGTATTCCCCTATGATTTGTAACGAGTGCTAGACTATAGCTGAGATAGTTATAGTCAAGTTGAGCACATCGGCTACTTCTAACATTTCAAAATAACTAATCACATATACCTCTTTTGGAGCTTATCGATATCACTTAAATTGGTTTAAATTTGATTATAATCATAATTTGGCTGGTAAATTTGACCTCTATCAATTTGGTGTGCTAGGGAAGCAAAAACTCTTGCTGATTATAGTCCACAGTCCATAACGTACATGTACATAACTTTTAGTAAAAGCTGCATAAGtttatttcttcaacatttcagatcaaactacatgattcatcatcaagaagCATAGAGTAATAGAACAGAACATAATAGTTAGAATAGTTAGCAAACTtgactctctttctctccctctctatattacACTTTcctttatttatatataatattttttagtttctttttaaTATAACTTTTTCTAACCATTTTTTGCTTTTATTATAATAGTTAATCTAGTCTGCTAACTATTCTCTTGCTCTATGCTTCCTCATGATGATCCAAAAAGGGAGAAACCAGAAATTATGCACATTTAGTCATGCTGTTGTTGTTTCGTCATGTTGGTCTTTTGTTATTCATTGAATCACTTTTTCAAAAACTTCTTTAAAGTTGAATATGTCAATCAATATTTTAGTTCTGTTATGTTGTCCGAGAATGGGAAAATATTAAGCCTCTGTGCTCAAGAATTCTGGAGACTCATTGTTTGCCAATTAAAGTTGATGGGGATTATTTTTGCAAAACAATTGGAATAGGATGTATAAATTTTGCCACTGAAACGCTGACAGCAGTTCAATACAGTAAGGTACTTCTGTATACGTGTAATACAGCAGGAGGAGTAATTTGGCGTAACTTTTCTTCTTTCTAAACACTAACCTAGAAAACATCCAAGAGTCCAACATGAACGGCTCTATTTTCCAAGATCCAGTCACTAAGTTGACCGGCTCTGTTATCCAAGTAATTAGCATGCTCGACATTGCAAGTAATTAGCATACTCAATTTGGTCAACCTCTCTGCTACAAAACAATTGATAAGTCTCTGATTCCGAGCTCATGACCCCTTCCGAGTAATCACTAGATTTTGCAGTTGTATTGCAGTCTACTTCGGCCTGCGTAGAAGGCACCTCCTTGGAAAACAACATTTGAAAAGGTTCAACTAAGTTGAAGGAGATAGTTTGTTTCGGGGACCTTACAACGATCCACTGATCTGGGAGGGGATCTGCAAACCAATTATTACCTTTCTCTACACCTCCCTTGAATTCGCCTCCTGCTGCCAATTTCAGAATCCGATCTTTCGGAGAAGGACTCTTCTGGCAGGCCATTCTTTCGTCTCCATCACATGCCCCTTCATTCAACTCCCTACCGATTGACAAATTCCTAGGTAATGCCCAGATGGGAGTACCAGAAGAATCAATGGAAAAGCAGAAATCGGAGTCTTCCAAATCCAAAGGCGTGCTGACCAGAGATTGAGGCTCCCTAAGTGGGCTTTCCTTGAGGACAGGGGAGTCCTCACTGACAAAAGGATGAGCCAACAACTGCTCACAAGACCACCTCTGTCTGGGATCTCTTCTCAAGCATTTCTCCAAAAACTCCTTGCCTTCAATTGAGAGATTTTGAGGCATCTCAGGAAGCTCTTCACCGAAGCCAATCCTATACATCGCAGTGAGGGGATGCAGATTGCTGCCCCATGGAGGCTTTCCAGTGCTCATCTCAATCACAGTGCATCCGAGAGACCAAATATCAGAAGCAGGCCCCTGTTCCACCTGCTTCACCACCTCAGGAGCCATCCACAGAGGAGTACCCCTCAAATGCTTCTCCTCCTCCAAGTTATCCTCTTTATCCCTAATTCTCTTAGCAGAAGCAAGGTCAGCAAGCTTCACACCATTGGAACCCACAAGCATGTTTTCTCCCTTGATGTCACAGTGAACAATTCCCTGCCTGTGCAGGTACTGAATGCCAAGTAGGATGTCTCGGGTGTAGCATCTTATCACTGACTCATCCAACTTTCCTCCAAACTTAGTCAATAGATCCCCAATACTGCCTCCTGGCATGTATTCCATAAACAAGTTATAAACACCCACACCATTCTCCTTGGTGTACTCCTTGCCCAGGCATTGCACAACATATGGAGAATCCAAGGACTTCAGAATGTTGTATTCATTATTCAAAGACGAAATAGAAGTAGTGGTGGACTTGACTGCAAAGAGATGGGCATTGGACTTGCTTATGCCAAGACTGACAGTACCAAAGGCCCCGGCTCCTATAATTCCACCACGCACCCATTCTCTCCCTGCCTTCATTTCCTTCTCTATTCTCATTTTTACACAGCAATATCCATTTCATAACAATGTCCCAATATATATGGGCCGCAGTTATTGTTTTCTTAGAACTTGTTTTGACTTTGGAGTTGCCTGCATTGAATGTTGATGCTATTCACCGCCTCTTCTTACAATCCGTTGGCTTGTCCAGACTATTAATGGCTGagaatttttatttagtttttagaGAATGTCGTATTTAAATCCAGCTTGCATTACAGACCATTTCCTTGTGTTTGATTCCCTCTGTCCTCTTCTGCTCGGTAGCTTTCAAATGAGGGGAGAAGATTTGGGATGTGAATTTTAATAATCACATTCAAACGAAATAATAATAGAGTTTCTATTTTTTATTAGATATAATTTTCTTTTATCTTAataatatttcattcaaattttaTGTAGTTACACATAATTGttttaaattagaaatgaaaattagattagaaaataaatatatattttttaaaggttAAATTAGAAGTAGCAAAGTTTAATAAGGTTAGGGGGAGGTTTTTGTTCATTCCAATTAAGTTTTACAATAGTCTGTATTAGATTGCAAATACAAATGACTTTATTGGTGTTAGTGTAATAATGTCATTTCATATGAATTGATGTCTACCTACACACAACTATGTCTTCTCCATTTGATATAGATAAATTATTACTTGTAATCAAAGGGGAAAGGGGGTGTTGAAGCTAGGCTTCTCaaaatgtgtatatgtgtgtgtgtgtgtgtgtgtgtgtatacatatatgtatgtatatgtatatgtatatatgtatatacatatacatatatacatatatgtgtatatatatgtatgtatgtatgtatgtatgtatgtatgtatgtatgtatgtatatatatgtgtatatgtgtatatatatgtatgtatgtatgtatgtatgtatatgtgtgtgtggatacacacacacacacacacacacacatatatatatatatatacagaatgtatatatatatatatatacatatacatacatacatatgtacacacacacacacacacacacacacatatgtatgtatgtatgtatgtatgtatgtatatacatatatacatatacatacatatatatacatacatatatgtatatatgtatatatacatatatgtatatatatatatatatatgtgtatgtatatatatatatgtatatatgtatgtatgtatgtgtgtgtgtatatatatatatatatatatatatatatatatatgtatgtatgtatatatatatatatatatatatatgtatgtatgtatatatatatatatatatatatatatatatatatatatatatatatatatgtatgtatgtatatatacatacatatatatatatatatacatacatatgtatgtatatatatatatgtatgtatatatatatatatatatatatatatatatatatatatatatatatatatatatatatatatatatatatgtatatatatatgtatatatatatatatatgtatatatatatatatatgtattcatatatatatatatgtatgtatgtatatatatatatatatatatatatatatatatatatatatatatacatacatatacatacatacatacacacacacacacaggtatatatacatacatatacatacatacatacacacacacacacaggtatatatatatactagcaatttcaccttggtgtgcaatgggtacccCGAATAGGTATGGAAGATCAATTAGGAAAACAATTGGTATGTTATTTGCATGCATTtttgtagtacatgaggtcaattattTGCATACATTTTTGTAATACATGAGGACAATTGAGAcaatttagaaaataatgttgtttgtacaacaaaggTATCAGTGGGGAAGTGATAGtgaaatcaagaagataatcaggcTCCATTATGAatataggctcatgttatgtttgcaataggtaggctcatgtgtgtgtgtgtgtgtgtgtgtgtgtgtgtgtgtgtgagagagagagagagagagagagagagagagagagagagagagagagagagagagttgtattTTATGAATTTATTGGCATATTCCTTGAATTGGGGAAAATTCAATTAGCAACAAGTTTATGAATTTTGGTGTtcctttcaaaaatattaagataaAATATTGTTGACTAAATCAAGTTTGCACCTATTGAGTTTAATTAGACAAACTATATAAGCTTATACTGTAGAGATTAATTAGATAGACTATATTAGCTTATATTGTATGTTTCATGTGATAAACAAACACAAATTTGAGCTCTGAATTTGTGGCATTTgaaattgatttcaaaaattgccTTTTTCTCCTATGCAAACAGGAACATTCTATTCTCTAGAGACATTTACAAAACTTTAGTTTTTATATGACAGGTTATGGATTGAGGTAACAAGAACTCAAACTTCCAAAACTTCATATGAGATATTTGAGCTATGTTGTAGGTTTATCTAACCATTTCAATTGATCATCTTCTTATGTAATTGTCATTTATTATTGATACAAATGCTTATTCCAGTTTTTAAGGATCTATGCCTGATTTATATTTTGGTTGGTGGTGATAAAGTATAAGTGAAAGTAAAAATTAGAGCTACATCAACTTAGTTGATTAAATCTTTGAAACATTTAGCCATATGACAGTTGATAGTCACACATTGTGTTCATATTCTATGTTTTTTTTTAGTAGAGGCTTATCAAATTTGGTGTACCCAAGGAAGTTGTGGCACGACAACAAGTTGGATTGGTAGCATATTCcatagctcccattttggcacgggCAGGGAGAACACTGGCAAAGGTTGTTAAAATTTGGCTTTACAGATGCCAAattcatttgcttgaaattttttaaccaaatcctttttgtgcatatcctgcaacatTGCAAACCATGAGATCATATTTTTTTAAAGAATACTGTCATGTTTTgtctatgctttgatggatgtccatacccta encodes:
- the LOC131056755 gene encoding mitogen-activated protein kinase kinase kinase 17-like; this translates as MRIEKEMKAGREWVRGGIIGAGAFGTVSLGISKSNAHLFAVKSTTTSISSLNNEYNILKSLDSPYVVQCLGKEYTKENGVGVYNLFMEYMPGGSIGDLLTKFGGKLDESVIRCYTRDILLGIQYLHRQGIVHCDIKGENMLVGSNGVKLADLASAKRIRDKEDNLEEEKHLRGTPLWMAPEVVKQVEQGPASDIWSLGCTVIEMSTGKPPWGSNLHPLTAMYRIGFGEELPEMPQNLSIEGKEFLEKCLRRDPRQRWSCEQLLAHPFVSEDSPVLKESPLREPQSLVSTPLDLEDSDFCFSIDSSGTPIWALPRNLSIGRELNEGACDGDERMACQKSPSPKDRILKLAAGGEFKGGVEKGNNWFADPLPDQWIVVRSPKQTISFNLVEPFQMLFSKEVPSTQAEVDCNTTAKSSDYSEGVMSSESETYQLFCSREVDQIEYANYLQCRAC